Proteins encoded in a region of the Benincasa hispida cultivar B227 chromosome 2, ASM972705v1, whole genome shotgun sequence genome:
- the LOC120071806 gene encoding heavy metal-associated isoprenylated plant protein 45: protein MGKKLKKMAKVFDCFSPSSCTSSTSCFCINSMEVQDEEDEFFDKQPLIATNTKDNQLLTLKDVVNGNQTLAFQLKPKMVTLRVSMHCKGCARKVEKHISKMEGVSSYTIDLETKMVIIIGDILPFEVVESVSKVKNAQLWQSSLAS, encoded by the exons ATGGGGAAGAAGCTGAAGAAAATGGCAAAGGTCTTTGATTGTTTCAGTCCCTCATCTTGTACTTCTTCCACCTCTTGTTTTTGCATAAACTCCATGGAagttcaagatgaagaagatgagtttTTTGACAAACAGCCACTCATTGCCACCAACACCAAGGACAATCAATTGCTCACATTGAAGGATGTTGTCAATGGCAACCAGACCTTAGCCTTTCAACTCAAGCCCAAG ATGGTGACACTGAGGGTGTCCATGCACTGTAAAGGCTGTGCAAGAAAAGTGGAGAAACACATTTCAAAGATGGAAG GAGTGAGCTCGTACACAATAGACTTGGAGACGAAGATGGTGATAATTATTGGAGACATTCTGCCGTTTGAAGTGGTGGAGAGCGTTTCTAAAGTCAAAAACGCACAGCTTTGGCAATCTTCCCTAGCTTCATAA